From the Lathyrus oleraceus cultivar Zhongwan6 chromosome 3, CAAS_Psat_ZW6_1.0, whole genome shotgun sequence genome, the window AAATCATTTAAAAATCTCTTAGTGTGTATGTTTGGATGAGTTAATTAAGAATTTTTAAAGAATTTAAAATGCAATTCAAATGATTCAATTGAAATCATTTTTAATTCTGTTTGAATTGAATATTAAAATGATTCATTGTTAAAATTTTGGGATCATTTTCATAAATTTTAAATCTTTTGCTCAAAGTTAAAATATAAAAAAGGGACTAATTTTGTAATTTTTAAAAGACCAACTTAcaaatttgaaaatttaaaaGGACCAATTTATAAAATTTGAAAATTATTAGGGACTTATTTAtaattttttgaaaatattaaaataaaattttaaatttttcaTACAATATGAGGACTATTTTgcaaaatttgaaaatttaaTAATAAACAAATTAACATTTGCATTctataaaattatataaaatgATGAAGTAATTTCAAATTTTTTACtttttaatattatttaaaatTCCTTAAATTTTCAATAAAATACTTCATAAATTTATATCATTTTAACAATTCTCCATATTTTTTTATCCAAAATATAAATTTTGTTCTAATTACTTTAAGTTCtctaaaaaaaaattattttcacCTAATTAAAATGTTTCTTCTCTCAAAACATCAAATTCCAATTCACATACTAATTTGTGTAAGAAAATCACATGACATTGATCATAACCCTATTCTTTCCAATGCCCTAGAAACAAAAACCAAGAAAAACAAACCAATCCTATTACAAAACAAACAACTGAAGATACAGAATGATTACTAGGAAATGAAAACGAGGTCATTCATTCTGTTAATTTAAGGCATATTCATTCTTCTATCCATCCCACGACGCCGTTTTGACCTATCATTACAACTACTCGACCTATCCAACAACGACCTAAGCGAGTTCTGAAGAAAATGTATCGACTCAATGCTACTATCTTCTTTATCACCAGCAACAACAAGAACGTTCCGAGTTCTTCCTCCCAGTGTGCAAATTTCAGCTTTCACTGTTTTCAGCCGCAAAGATTTCAGAATTTCTATTAGCTCCGGGATTAGGTCCGACCGATCCTCGCAGCATAACGACGCTTTGAATATCAGTCTACCGTCTCCGCTGAAGTCTCCGCCCCCGCCGGAGATTACCGTTATTTCGTCGGTTTCCGATGGAACTGTTTCCAGTTCTGTCATCTCAGATGTTTGCTGCTTTAACTCTTTCACTCGTTCCACAACTTTTGCAAGAAGTGAAGCTTTGTCTGTCTGAAATCAACCAAACACAAATATTcattttataaattaaattatttttttgtaaaataGTATAAATTTGATTATTTTTCATAAATAGCTTGTGCTTTTATAAGTCTTGTAAAAAGTAGAGTAATTAAAGACATggtttattttatcattttcacTCTAACTCTTAAAAAGTGCTACACGTTTCATGGAAACTTAATTACTAAAGTGAGTAAAATATAATTATGTAGTCAACAAAAATAAACACAGTTACCTTTATTGGTCAAAAAGTGTACAAACTTTGAGAACTAAAGAAGCAAAAAGAGAATTCTAAAGAATAAGCTCGAAAACAATTTTTAGAATAGATTAAAAATATtaacctttgaattgcaagggAGAAGAGTACGAAGATGATCAAGATGAGAATTGATTCTCTCTCTCCTTCTCTTCTCAGCCTCCTTATGATTCTTCAAAGCAGCAAGAGCTCTATCTTGTTGGGAGGAGGGTGTATCAGTGATTTCAGAAACTTCAAAAGGGTGATAGTagttgttattgttgttgttgttatcAGAAGAGCTACATAAACTTTGTTGCATCATAGGAGTATTAGAATAGTCAAAGAAGGAAGGGTTGTTAGCAACAATGAATTGAAAGAGTTCGGAGTTGTTTTCCATTGCAATATTTTGGTGAAGCATATCGTGAAAGAGAAGGAAAAGAGGGGGTGTGGATAGAGCTATAAGAATAGAAAACTATAATAAGAGAAAGTGAGTGGTAGAGTTTTTGAGTGTAAACATGTGGTGGTGATATGAACGTGAAGAAAGAAATGATGCTTATGATTGCACTTTTTGACTCAACTTAAGGATTCCACTGTTCATGCTACCCTTGTGGAATTTTTTCAACTTTTCAAACCATATTATTTCCCTTTCGGTGCCCTTTTTTGTTTCGTTAAAATAGAATCATacattttcattttcaatttaaCTACTCTAATTGACATAGAATAATACAGGTCTAACATTTTTCTCATTATTAGTACCTATCAAGTTAAGCACCTTTGACTCAAAAACAAAATTCAAATAAATGAGAGAATGAAAAATTAAGGAGCATGATAGATTAGTAGAGACTAAGGGCctgtttgatttgattttgtaaaactgttttttagtttttaaaatttgaaaataagaaaatttgtttggtagtctaattttataaaattgtttttgAAAACTATTCTCTATTGAGagttttaaaaactaaaaaactaAAACAGGTTTTAGAGGTTTTGGTTTTTGATTTTTAGTTTTGGAAATTATGATGAGGAAAAAACAAGGAAAAGTGGTACACTTTTTAAAACGATTTTTAAAAGTAGAATTACCaaacatgttttattttattgtttttcttcaaaactcttttaaaattgatttataaaatagtttttaaaaactatAAATTTTTCAATTTTTAGATTTTAGAAACCAAAAACAATTTCTCCAAACAAATTTTTAACTTTAAAATTTTTAAAACGATTTTTAAAAACAGAGCTACCAAACAGATTTTATTCcattaatttttttaaaaataattttttaaaactgatttataaaatcatttttaaaaatagaaaatcaaaactCAATCAAACGAGCCCTAAATCACTATGTTATGTCTTTATTTAGGCGTATTTAAATTTAAACGGATTCAAGTAAAAATTACAAATCAATTTAAAATATctaaaacagaaaaaaaaaatcaaatagTTTCGAATTTGTTCGGATTCTCTTTATCAAAATTGTTTATATAGGATTAgatttataatttattttttaaaatcgACTCAAATCGAATTGAACCACGTGcttatattttaatatttttttattagCATAATATATTAtgttaatttattatttattaatatttatttgattttattaatattatttattagtttaattaattaatttatttttaatatttgtttGTTTTAAACATAATTAATTTTTCTcattttgtattttttttaatatatcATATGTTATA encodes:
- the LOC127126450 gene encoding transcription factor bHLH106, with translation MLHQNIAMENNSELFQFIVANNPSFFDYSNTPMMQQSLCSSSDNNNNNNNYYHPFEVSEITDTPSSQQDRALAALKNHKEAEKRRRERINSHLDHLRTLLPCNSKTDKASLLAKVVERVKELKQQTSEMTELETVPSETDEITVISGGGGDFSGDGRLIFKASLCCEDRSDLIPELIEILKSLRLKTVKAEICTLGGRTRNVLVVAGDKEDSSIESIHFLQNSLRSLLDRSSSCNDRSKRRRGMDRRMNMP